The following are encoded in a window of Bacteroidota bacterium genomic DNA:
- a CDS encoding RNA polymerase sigma factor: MPIKKPSVQKGPTDQELAQRIVAGEAALFAVLMKRYNQRLYRIARGLGIPDIECDDLLQQTYIQAYLKLPQFRGESAFATWLTRILINQGLMFLRKKRPAISEQGQLEGLGLDAAEHIASPSPTPERELLRRELRSVIEHAIEQLPKDHRIVYVMREIEDMSIADISRSLGISESNVKVRLHRSRRLLQARLRDYVGPDLYEFGNARCDAIVHHVLRAVSVTL; the protein is encoded by the coding sequence ATGCCGATTAAGAAGCCCAGCGTACAGAAGGGACCGACCGACCAGGAATTGGCCCAGCGAATCGTCGCCGGAGAGGCTGCACTTTTTGCGGTGTTGATGAAGAGATACAATCAGCGGCTCTACCGGATTGCGCGCGGCCTGGGCATTCCGGATATCGAGTGTGACGATCTGCTGCAGCAAACGTATATTCAGGCATATCTGAAGCTTCCGCAATTTCGCGGGGAGAGTGCGTTTGCAACCTGGCTGACACGCATTCTCATCAATCAGGGTCTGATGTTCCTTCGAAAGAAACGGCCGGCCATTAGCGAGCAAGGACAATTAGAGGGTCTGGGTCTCGATGCAGCCGAACACATAGCCTCTCCATCGCCGACGCCCGAGCGGGAGTTGCTGCGCCGCGAATTGCGGAGTGTCATCGAACACGCTATCGAACAATTGCCGAAGGATCACCGCATTGTCTATGTCATGCGCGAAATCGAGGACATGAGTATCGCCGATATTTCCCGAAGTCTTGGAATTTCAGAATCGAATGTGAAGGTCAGACTTCATCGCTCGCGAAGACTACTGCAAGCCCGGCTTCGCGATTACGTAGGCCCGGATCTTTATGAATTCGGTAATGCGCGCTGTGATGCGATCGTCCATCACGTTTTACGCGCGGTGAGCGTCACGCTATAG
- a CDS encoding DUF2231 domain-containing protein, which translates to MLRDLLRGKLFGHPIHVMLVHFPAALLPTAAAFDALGIFGHLSFMLDITLLLWPGVTMGWLAVGFGLWDLIRLPQASPELSMGLVHGGINASALSGFTWALFLASHPGDQVIRLAVELLCTVLMLVGNKFGGDLIFRYGVGRTKPGAINQ; encoded by the coding sequence ATGCTGCGCGATCTATTGAGGGGGAAGCTCTTCGGGCATCCCATCCACGTCATGCTCGTACACTTTCCCGCTGCACTTTTGCCAACGGCGGCAGCATTCGATGCGCTAGGCATCTTCGGACATCTGTCGTTCATGCTGGACATTACGCTGCTTCTTTGGCCCGGCGTTACCATGGGATGGCTCGCCGTTGGCTTTGGCTTATGGGATCTAATCCGTCTGCCACAAGCCTCGCCCGAACTGTCGATGGGATTAGTGCATGGCGGTATTAACGCATCGGCCTTATCAGGATTTACCTGGGCATTATTCCTCGCCTCGCACCCAGGCGATCAGGTCATTCGCCTCGCCGTCGAACTCCTCTGCACGGTCTTGATGCTCGTTGGCAATAAATTTGGAGGCGATCTAATATTTCGTTATGGAGTTGGACGCACAAAGCCAGGTGCAATCAACCAATAA